From Pseudarthrobacter equi, a single genomic window includes:
- a CDS encoding LCP family protein: protein MSTPGGSDPSGPAGPASPGAHPHGRWLVAHGRRRWIAALLALVLVAAAVVAVISLNRAGTVTPPAAQGTATQSETTTPTPSETPSETPPPPAPAAPPPPPPIAELPPGAMNVLVIGSDIRGGTPAKDAAAHTAATGEAQDHRADTLMVVHVPADRSTLYLISINRDTWVNIPGYGGAKINAGLEYGGIDMQTAAVQELLGITINHTLMLDFGGFKLLVDGLGGIDVNVPIAFQSTIETQHVFPAGMNHLDGQAALEFSRERYAFSDGDFQRVRDQQIMLRAILARLTAGGALNDVTAVRSLVEFASCCLTVDKGFDPIQAAILAYSLRNLDANAIRSMTLPTAGSGFIAGQSVLFPDYGGIAAVGAALREGRIGELATQ from the coding sequence ATGAGCACACCAGGCGGTTCGGACCCATCCGGTCCTGCGGGACCCGCTTCCCCGGGCGCCCACCCGCACGGGCGCTGGCTGGTGGCGCACGGCCGCCGCCGCTGGATCGCCGCGCTGCTGGCCCTGGTCCTGGTGGCGGCTGCCGTCGTGGCCGTCATCAGCCTCAACCGCGCCGGCACCGTCACGCCGCCGGCCGCCCAGGGCACAGCGACCCAAAGCGAAACCACCACCCCCACGCCGTCGGAGACCCCGTCCGAAACGCCCCCGCCACCGGCGCCGGCAGCTCCTCCGCCGCCCCCGCCCATCGCGGAACTGCCTCCCGGGGCCATGAACGTCCTGGTGATCGGCAGCGACATCCGCGGCGGCACACCAGCAAAAGATGCCGCCGCGCACACGGCAGCCACCGGCGAAGCGCAGGACCACCGGGCGGACACCCTGATGGTGGTGCACGTCCCCGCTGACCGCAGCACGCTCTACCTCATCTCGATCAACCGCGACACGTGGGTGAACATCCCCGGCTACGGTGGCGCCAAAATCAACGCCGGGTTGGAATACGGCGGCATCGACATGCAGACCGCCGCCGTCCAGGAGCTGCTGGGAATCACCATCAACCACACCCTGATGCTGGACTTCGGCGGGTTCAAGCTCCTGGTGGACGGCCTGGGCGGCATCGACGTCAACGTGCCCATCGCGTTCCAGTCCACCATCGAGACCCAGCATGTGTTCCCCGCCGGCATGAACCACCTGGACGGCCAGGCGGCGCTGGAGTTCTCCCGGGAGCGGTACGCCTTCTCCGACGGCGACTTCCAGCGGGTCCGCGACCAGCAGATCATGCTCCGCGCCATCCTGGCCCGCCTCACCGCCGGCGGGGCGCTGAACGACGTCACGGCCGTGCGGTCCCTCGTGGAGTTCGCCTCCTGCTGCCTCACCGTGGACAAGGGCTTCGACCCGATCCAGGCCGCCATCCTGGCCTACAGCCTGCGGAACCTGGATGCCAACGCAATCCGCAGCATGACGCTTCCGACGGCGGGGTCCGGGTTCATTGCCGGGCAGTCGGTGCTGTTCCCGGATTACGGCGGCATCGCGGCGGTGGGTGCAGCCCTGCGGGAGGGCCGGATCGGCGAGCTCGCGACGCAGTAG
- a CDS encoding DUF305 domain-containing protein: protein MTTKTKTLMLAVALTASLGLAGCAAGSGSSGGNTMPMNHGSSAPMSSMMPDANSDHNQADIMFSQMMIPHHQQAVEMSGIMLAKQDTPAPVASLATRIRDAQTPEIKLMTGWLEGWNVPTMMSDQSGHGMGGMVDGDGIAKLKAAQGTEAARLFLQQMTGHHEGAIDMARQEISSGKYPQTIQLARDIIKAQEAEIAEMKELLAGF from the coding sequence ATGACCACCAAGACCAAAACCCTGATGCTCGCCGTTGCCCTCACAGCCTCCCTTGGCCTGGCAGGCTGCGCCGCCGGTTCGGGAAGCTCCGGTGGAAACACCATGCCCATGAACCACGGCAGCTCCGCACCGATGTCCAGCATGATGCCGGACGCAAACTCCGACCATAACCAGGCCGACATCATGTTTTCCCAGATGATGATTCCGCACCACCAGCAGGCCGTGGAGATGAGCGGCATCATGCTGGCCAAGCAGGATACGCCCGCCCCGGTGGCCTCGCTCGCCACCCGGATCAGGGACGCGCAGACGCCGGAAATCAAACTCATGACCGGCTGGCTGGAGGGCTGGAACGTGCCCACCATGATGAGCGACCAGTCCGGCCACGGGATGGGCGGCATGGTGGACGGGGACGGCATCGCCAAACTCAAGGCCGCGCAGGGCACCGAAGCGGCCAGGCTCTTCCTCCAGCAGATGACCGGGCACCACGAGGGCGCCATCGACATGGCCCGGCAGGAGATCAGCTCCGGCAAGTACCCGCAGACCATCCAGCTGGCCCGCGACATCATCAAAGCCCAGGAAGCCGAGATCGCGGAGATGAAGGAACTCCTGGCCGGCTTCTGA
- a CDS encoding arsenate reductase/protein-tyrosine-phosphatase family protein, whose product MDIPAPVRILTVCTGNICRSPVAERLLQTGLNQVVPGGFEVASAGTRAMVGDPMQPISADIVRTYGGDPDGFEARQLNSKILRGVDLVLTMTSGHRGEVLQQDASMLKRTFTIREFARMLDVLDGRATDAPAEDPGDADPLAANTAYWRSLPARAAGVRHLALPADSAENDIIDPYRRSPEVYRQMEDELAPAIVSILRHARLNSVPSRRRHPAVSGP is encoded by the coding sequence TTGGATATCCCCGCACCAGTAAGAATCCTGACCGTCTGCACCGGCAACATCTGCCGCTCGCCCGTGGCCGAGAGGCTGCTGCAGACAGGACTCAACCAGGTGGTGCCCGGCGGGTTCGAGGTGGCCAGCGCCGGAACCAGGGCCATGGTGGGCGATCCCATGCAGCCGATTTCGGCGGACATCGTGCGGACCTACGGCGGGGACCCGGACGGCTTCGAGGCTCGGCAGCTCAACTCCAAGATCCTTCGCGGGGTGGACCTGGTGCTCACCATGACTTCCGGCCACCGCGGCGAGGTGCTGCAGCAGGACGCGTCCATGCTGAAACGGACGTTCACCATCCGCGAGTTCGCCCGGATGCTCGACGTGCTGGACGGCCGCGCCACGGACGCCCCCGCCGAGGATCCCGGTGACGCCGACCCGCTGGCCGCGAACACCGCGTACTGGCGGAGCCTCCCGGCCCGTGCCGCAGGCGTCCGGCACCTGGCCCTGCCGGCGGATTCCGCGGAGAACGACATCATTGACCCCTACCGGCGCTCCCCCGAGGTGTACCGGCAGATGGAGGACGAGCTGGCCCCCGCCATCGTGTCCATCCTGCGGCATGCCCGCCTCAACTCGGTGCCATCACGACGGCGGCACCCGGCGGTGTCCGGCCCGTGA